GTGTCGATGCGGATCACCACGTTGATCTTGCCCTTGGCGGCCTCGGGCCAGGTCACGTTGACCAGATTTTTCCCCGCGCCCTGCTCGGCGGTGATGAAGGGCATGGCCGTGACCCGGGCGCCCGCGGCATTGGTGATCGCCCCCACCGCCACCACGCTTTCGACATGCCGCGCCCAGCCGCCAAAGGGCAGATAGGCCGCGGCATCGGCGCTCCAGACCGATTGCGCGCTCGACTGCGTCACCTGCACCATCACCGGGTTCACCGTCATCTGGCTCACCGCGTTGAAAATGTTGTTCTGGAACGTGATGTTGCGCATCCGCGCATAGTCGAGATCGGCAAAGCTCGTGTCCACCTTCTCGATCCGGTTGATGTTGCCGTTCAGCGCCTTGAAGACGTTGTTCGACACCGTCAGCCCCTGGATGTAATGGCCGCTGCCATAGGGCTTGATCGAGAGCCAGGTCACCCAGGCCGCGACATCATCCATGATGCAGGTGTTGCCGGTCATCGTCAGCCCGCCAAAGGAATATTGCGTGCCGAGGTTCGGATCGGGCGAATATTCGTTCGTCCATTCGATGAAGTTGTTGTCGATGTAATTGCCGGTCACCGTCGATTGCACGTTGGGCGTGGTGAAGACCAGCCCCGGCACCCGCGGCCCGTCCACCTGCCCGTCGCCCTGGAACCAGTGGTTGCCCACGATCACATGGCCGGTGCCGTCCAGCACCATCGTCGTGCCGAAGCGCACGAAACGCGAATCGCGGATCTTGGTGTCATTCGCATTGACATTGACACAGACCGAGGTCCGGTTCTCGACATTGACATCCAGCTCGTTCGACAGGAAATCGCAGCGGTCGATGTAGAGGTTCTGGCACCCCCGCCCGATCGAGGTGATGGCGCGGTCCTTCGGCTTCACCATCCAGCAATCGCGCAGCCCGAACGTGTCGCCCTCGCGCGCCAGCAGGATGCCGCTTGCCACCCCGCCCAGCAGGAATTCGACATTGTCGATGGTGAAGCGGGCCAGATAGTCGAAGCCGGAAAAATCAAGCGCGTATTTGTAGCGCCGGAACGTGTAGCTGCGCGTGCCCGAACCGCCGTAAAGCGGCTGCGACAGCGTCAGCTTGGCCGCGCCGGGATCGACCGCCAGCACATAGACCTCGCGGCCGACGCCGGTGCCGCTCACCCGCGCGCCGACCGGGATGTTGGCGATATTCGTCACATTGCTCAGCGTCGTCGATTGCGACGTGGAATAGGTCGCGTTCGAGGTGACGGTGGTGGTGCTCCAGGCCGTGTTGTCGCTGACCGAGATCTGCCCGTTCGCCAGCACCCGCCGGTTCGACCAGCTCGAAGTATCGGGCACCGCCGCCTTGACATCGATCGGCCCGGTCAGATCGACCCGCCGCCCGCACAGATCGAAGATGTTGTTGTCGGTATAGGACAAAAGCGCCTGCAACCCCTTCCTCAGCGCCAGTTCCTCGTCGCCGAAGGCCTTCGCATAGGTCGGAAAGTCGAAATTCTTCTGCAGCACCAGCCGCGCCGCGGTCGGCATGATCAGCGTGCCGGTGAAGCGGATCGGGCTGTCGATCGAGAGCGAGGACCCGATGCGGTAGCTGCCCTCCGGCACGATCAGGCTGCGCCCGTCGGCGGCGGCATCGGCGGCCAGAAAGGCGGCGCGGTCATCGGTGGTGCCGTCGCCCTTGGCGCCATAGTCGCGCACATCGACCACATCCATCATGTCGCGCAGGAAAGCTTCGGTGATATCCTCGATGACGATATCCTCGATCCGCACCACGCCCCCGGTCTGCCCGGTCAGATCCAGCCCGAAATGGCCATAGACAGGCACCGTGCCCCAGGCCATGTCGACACCCGCGCGCGTGCCCGAGCCGACGATCGCCTGCACCGTC
This DNA window, taken from Rhodobacter capsulatus SB 1003, encodes the following:
- a CDS encoding glycosyl hydrolase family 28-related protein, whose amino-acid sequence is MNIAITDGVNLTPSAFELGLGQWSSENGTAGSATYAGAVNAALVPADADFGTCLEMTKTQSTQKLRWMGQTPILPGVYLRITAKVKAVSGNFCAVRIAGYAMSAANAHVNGLVEVASPVTLTTYGKVVTVQAIVGSGTRAGVDMAWGTVPVYGHFGLDLTGQTGGVVRIEDIVIEDITEAFLRDMMDVVDVRDYGAKGDGTTDDRAAFLAADAAADGRSLIVPEGSYRIGSSLSIDSPIRFTGTLIMPTAARLVLQKNFDFPTYAKAFGDEELALRKGLQALLSYTDNNIFDLCGRRVDLTGPIDVKAAVPDTSSWSNRRVLANGQISVSDNTAWSTTTVTSNATYSTSQSTTLSNVTNIANIPVGARVSGTGVGREVYVLAVDPGAAKLTLSQPLYGGSGTRSYTFRRYKYALDFSGFDYLARFTIDNVEFLLGGVASGILLAREGDTFGLRDCWMVKPKDRAITSIGRGCQNLYIDRCDFLSNELDVNVENRTSVCVNVNANDTKIRDSRFVRFGTTMVLDGTGHVIVGNHWFQGDGQVDGPRVPGLVFTTPNVQSTVTGNYIDNNFIEWTNEYSPDPNLGTQYSFGGLTMTGNTCIMDDVAAWVTWLSIKPYGSGHYIQGLTVSNNVFKALNGNINRIEKVDTSFADLDYARMRNITFQNNIFNAVSQMTVNPVMVQVTQSSAQSVWSADAAAYLPFGGWARHVESVVAVGAITNAAGARVTAMPFITAEQGAGKNLVNVTWPEAAKGKINVVIRIDTPN